In Candidatus Bathyarchaeia archaeon, the following are encoded in one genomic region:
- a CDS encoding DNA-binding protein, with protein MKTEPAHKREPLKIILDSNAFFVPLQFKIDIFEELKTLLKVRFQPVLLSPILHELEKIVREGSPKMRKQASFALKLAEECTLVNVEREHGSLDDVIFEIAQEWKSPVFTNDRQLRKRLRNINVPVIYVRQKSRLEIDGRI; from the coding sequence ATGAAGACAGAACCCGCGCATAAAAGGGAACCGTTAAAAATAATCTTGGATTCAAACGCCTTTTTTGTTCCACTTCAATTTAAAATCGACATATTTGAAGAACTGAAAACACTGTTAAAAGTTAGATTTCAACCAGTTTTGCTTTCTCCCATTCTTCACGAACTTGAAAAAATCGTAAGAGAAGGGTCGCCGAAAATGAGAAAGCAAGCTTCTTTCGCTTTAAAGTTGGCTGAAGAATGCACATTAGTTAATGTAGAGCGAGAACATGGTTCTCTTGATGACGTTATATTTGAAATCGCCCAAGAATGGAAAAGCCCAGTTTTCACAAATGACAGACAGCTCAGAAAGAGGCTAAGAAATATAAATGTGCCAGTTATTTATGTGAGGCAAAAGTCACGTCTAGAGATTGACGGGAGGATATAA
- a CDS encoding 30S ribosomal protein S6e — protein sequence MAKFKVIISDPETGTSKVVELEEARAVQLIGRKIGDVIDGSVVGLPGHKLQITGGSDKDGFPMRANVHGGVRRRVVLSGGVGFNPQDEGQRRRKTVRGNIITDEIVQVNAKIVEKPKQAKEGKKTKEKKEKEDTEKEVETETQTAADA from the coding sequence ATGGCTAAATTCAAAGTAATCATATCAGACCCGGAAACTGGAACCTCAAAAGTGGTCGAACTTGAAGAAGCACGAGCTGTCCAGCTCATTGGAAGGAAAATAGGCGACGTAATTGATGGGTCAGTAGTAGGCTTACCGGGACATAAATTGCAGATAACGGGAGGTTCAGACAAAGACGGATTTCCAATGAGAGCAAACGTTCACGGTGGCGTACGCAGACGAGTGGTGTTAAGCGGCGGGGTAGGTTTTAATCCTCAAGATGAAGGACAACGAAGACGGAAAACTGTCCGCGGGAACATAATCACAGATGAAATTGTGCAGGTTAACGCGAAAATTGTGGAGAAACCAAAACAGGCAAAAGAGGGAAAGAAGACAAAAGAAAAGAAGGAAAAAGAAGACACAGAAAAGGAAGTCGAAACCGAGACCCAAACAGCTGCAGATGCTTAA
- a CDS encoding MFS transporter, with protein sequence MWRLGFFFHEMAFGLLSIFLPLYIVSIGGSLVQFGIMSATALVLTIPASFFWGYLCDKTRHYKRYILISFLSSTIILFFFTLTTTIGFLIMLCAVMSIFHVAHETPKNVLIAEFYTREEWEKSFALYEGFTETGWLIGLLLGFLTSTYGVAPAFTLLLCSGLNLVAFIISLLLVTDPLLIFERSLVNIEKAVGFAHKGVMVATKILDGLPLNGRLKRENQYAFFAGLVLFSLATSMLFTPLPVFFSRDLAFSAGVVFVIYALNSAASVTGYFLAGSRLNTGAEKSAVSKIVMFRSILAFSLFSLVWMPAYTLPLATLILVLMGFAYALFLVFTLSLSMELMPQGKTGLFNVLIGLGGASGSFIGPFLAETFGFACVFLATSLIFLFASIAFKIFA encoded by the coding sequence ATGTGGCGACTAGGGTTCTTCTTTCACGAAATGGCGTTTGGGCTGCTTTCTATTTTTCTTCCATTGTATATTGTCTCCATTGGGGGGTCACTTGTACAATTTGGAATAATGAGCGCAACAGCCTTGGTTTTGACAATTCCTGCTTCCTTCTTTTGGGGGTACTTGTGCGATAAAACAAGACATTACAAACGTTATATTCTAATCTCATTTTTGTCATCAACTATTATTCTTTTCTTTTTCACCTTGACAACCACCATAGGATTTTTGATAATGCTTTGCGCGGTTATGTCCATTTTTCACGTGGCACATGAAACTCCCAAAAATGTGTTGATAGCAGAATTCTACACGCGAGAAGAATGGGAAAAATCGTTTGCCTTGTATGAGGGCTTTACAGAAACTGGGTGGCTCATTGGATTACTTTTAGGGTTTTTAACGTCAACTTACGGCGTTGCTCCAGCATTTACATTGTTGCTTTGTAGCGGCTTAAACTTAGTTGCGTTTATTATTTCTTTACTGCTTGTAACAGACCCTCTTTTAATCTTTGAAAGAAGCCTAGTTAATATAGAAAAAGCTGTAGGCTTCGCTCATAAAGGCGTGATGGTTGCAACAAAAATCTTAGACGGTTTGCCTCTAAACGGAAGATTAAAAAGAGAAAATCAGTACGCGTTTTTTGCTGGGCTTGTCCTGTTTTCGCTAGCTACAAGCATGCTTTTTACGCCTTTACCAGTGTTCTTTTCTCGTGATTTAGCTTTTTCCGCTGGCGTAGTTTTTGTGATTTACGCGCTAAATTCTGCTGCGAGCGTTACAGGCTATTTTCTTGCAGGTAGCAGATTAAATACAGGCGCAGAAAAGTCTGCAGTAAGCAAAATTGTAATGTTCAGAAGCATACTTGCCTTTTCACTGTTTTCTCTTGTTTGGATGCCTGCATACACTTTGCCTTTGGCAACACTCATACTTGTTTTAATGGGCTTTGCTTATGCCCTCTTCTTGGTGTTCACTCTTTCATTGTCCATGGAGCTTATGCCTCAAGGGAAAACTGGTTTGTTCAATGTTCTCATAGGTTTAGGCGGAGCAAGCGGCTCGTTTATCGGACCTTTTCTTGCTGAAACGTTTGGATTTGCTTGCGTTTTTCTTGCCACCAGTCTAATTTTCTTGTTTGCTTCTATTGCCTTCAAAATCTTCGCTTGA
- a CDS encoding orotate phosphoribosyltransferase (catalyzes the formation of orotidine monophosphate from 5-phosphoribosyl-1-pyrophosphate and orotate), which translates to MNDNTLKVAESLFNAGCLKFGSFRIKSGALSPYYIDLACLLSSPEALCNIADVAACEIKNLMAVDRIDKLASIELKGALILPSIACKVNLPCVVVRKEEKAYGVTGRIAGAEVAKGDRILFFDDVVSEGLSKIEGIKPLEELGAKVKHVMVVVDREQCGKENLEKLGYKVHVLSKVSDLTRSLFELKMISKEQADAVWNYIRGKQQL; encoded by the coding sequence ATGAACGATAATACGTTAAAGGTTGCGGAGAGCCTTTTCAACGCTGGATGTTTGAAGTTTGGTAGTTTCAGGATTAAGTCAGGTGCGTTAAGCCCCTATTATATAGACCTTGCATGTTTATTGTCTTCTCCAGAAGCATTGTGTAATATTGCGGATGTTGCGGCTTGCGAAATAAAGAATCTCATGGCGGTTGATAGAATAGACAAGTTGGCATCTATTGAGCTGAAGGGCGCGTTAATTCTGCCCAGCATAGCATGTAAAGTAAACTTGCCATGCGTTGTCGTGCGAAAAGAAGAAAAAGCCTATGGAGTGACTGGTAGAATTGCCGGTGCAGAGGTCGCTAAAGGCGACAGAATACTATTTTTCGATGATGTCGTTTCGGAAGGATTATCAAAGATTGAGGGAATAAAACCTCTTGAAGAACTGGGAGCGAAAGTTAAACATGTCATGGTTGTTGTTGACCGAGAACAATGCGGAAAAGAAAACCTCGAAAAATTAGGGTATAAAGTACATGTTCTCTCCAAGGTTTCGGATTTAACCCGCAGCCTTTTCGAATTGAAAATGATTTCGAAAGAGCAAGCAGACGCTGTATGGAATTATATTAGGGGAAAACAGCAGTTATAG
- a CDS encoding 30S ribosomal protein S19 produces the protein MPREFTYRGYTLNQLQSMSMDEFINLLPSRQRRSLHRGLRVEQRILLENIRKAKEALRKGGNATVKTHVRDMVVLPEMVGVTIHVHNGKEFVPVEIKPEMIGHYLGEFAITNKPVKHGTPGIGASRSSMYVPLK, from the coding sequence ATGCCAAGAGAATTTACATACCGTGGATATACGCTTAACCAACTGCAAAGTATGTCAATGGACGAATTCATCAACTTGCTTCCATCAAGACAAAGGAGAAGTCTCCATCGTGGTCTCAGAGTTGAACAAAGGATTCTGCTTGAGAACATAAGAAAAGCTAAGGAAGCGCTTAGGAAAGGAGGCAATGCTACGGTAAAAACGCATGTGCGGGACATGGTTGTTCTTCCAGAGATGGTTGGTGTTACAATTCATGTGCACAATGGTAAAGAATTCGTTCCGGTTGAGATTAAGCCTGAAATGATTGGGCATTACTTAGGCGAATTTGCTATCACAAATAAGCCAGTAAAACATGGGACTCCAGGTATAGGCGCTTCTCGTTCGTCAATGTATGTTCCGCTAAAGTAA
- the rps24e gene encoding 30S ribosomal protein S24e, whose amino-acid sequence MEIKIVSEKQNPVLKRREVCFHVEHNQTGSTPPRLEVRKAVASALKKDADLVFIKKLETKTGTHFAVGVANVYDSIEQARLIEPEYIIKRNIPPEKPKEEEKG is encoded by the coding sequence ATGGAAATCAAAATAGTTTCAGAGAAGCAGAACCCGGTGCTGAAGCGAAGAGAGGTTTGCTTTCACGTAGAGCACAACCAAACAGGCAGTACACCTCCACGGCTAGAGGTCAGAAAGGCCGTTGCCTCTGCCCTAAAAAAAGATGCAGATTTAGTTTTCATTAAAAAATTAGAAACAAAAACAGGAACACATTTCGCCGTTGGCGTTGCAAACGTTTATGATTCAATTGAGCAAGCAAGGCTTATTGAACCCGAATACATTATTAAACGAAATATACCGCCAGAAAAACCTAAAGAAGAGGAAAAGGGATAA
- the spt4 gene encoding transcription elongation factor subunit Spt4 — protein sequence MSEKACPTCRIITKENVCPKCKSSSLSDDFGGLVIVFDPEGSAIAKTMDIKEKGRYALKVR from the coding sequence ATGAGCGAAAAGGCTTGCCCAACATGCAGAATCATAACTAAAGAAAACGTTTGCCCAAAATGCAAATCATCTTCTCTAAGCGATGATTTCGGCGGATTAGTAATAGTTTTTGACCCAGAAGGCTCAGCAATTGCAAAAACCATGGACATTAAAGAGAAAGGACGTTATGCACTAAAGGTTAGATAA
- a CDS encoding 50S ribosomal protein L23, with product MDPYDVILYPLMTEAASLMVEKENKLVFAVNLKASKSDVKKAVEELYEVKVEKVNLLITPQGEKKAFVKLHPDYKAADVAIKLGIL from the coding sequence ATGGACCCTTATGATGTTATACTTTACCCGTTAATGACTGAAGCCGCAAGTCTAATGGTTGAAAAGGAAAACAAATTGGTTTTTGCCGTTAATCTGAAGGCAAGTAAAAGTGACGTAAAAAAGGCAGTAGAGGAGCTTTACGAGGTTAAAGTTGAAAAAGTTAACCTTTTAATAACGCCGCAAGGAGAAAAAAAGGCTTTCGTGAAGCTTCACCCCGACTACAAAGCGGCAGATGTCGCGATTAAACTTGGAATATTGTAA
- a CDS encoding DNA-directed RNA polymerase translates to MFKLVTLEDTIRIPPETFGNPLETVGHQQVKAKYEGVVSEELGYVVAVTDVKVSPTGKIIPGDGATYHKVTFSLLTFYPKIQEVVEGEIVEVADFGAFVRIGPVDALLHVSQLMDDFISYDEKQGVLLGKESKRKLMSGDQVRVRITAVSLGRAGSSGKIGVTSRQPFLGKLEWIEQETRKIKETLEKAPTEKEETAKNRE, encoded by the coding sequence TTGTTTAAACTTGTAACCCTTGAAGATACCATTCGCATACCACCAGAAACCTTCGGCAACCCATTAGAAACTGTGGGGCATCAGCAAGTTAAGGCAAAATATGAAGGCGTTGTTAGCGAAGAACTAGGCTATGTAGTAGCTGTAACCGACGTAAAAGTAAGCCCCACCGGAAAAATAATCCCCGGAGACGGCGCAACTTACCACAAAGTAACCTTTTCACTGTTAACATTCTACCCGAAAATTCAAGAAGTAGTGGAAGGAGAAATAGTGGAAGTGGCTGATTTCGGAGCCTTCGTACGCATAGGACCAGTAGACGCGTTACTCCACGTTTCACAACTCATGGATGACTTCATTTCATACGACGAAAAACAAGGCGTCCTATTAGGCAAAGAATCAAAAAGAAAACTCATGAGCGGAGACCAAGTTCGTGTCCGAATAACCGCAGTCTCGTTGGGCAGGGCAGGAAGTTCTGGAAAAATAGGTGTAACATCTAGACAGCCATTTCTTGGCAAATTAGAATGGATTGAACAAGAAACGCGCAAAATAAAGGAAACGCTCGAGAAGGCGCCTACAGAAAAAGAGGAAACTGCTAAAAATAGAGAGTGA
- a CDS encoding bifunctional 5,6,7,8-tetrahydromethanopterin hydro-lyase/3-hexulose-6-phosphate synthase, with amino-acid sequence MSETSLKKPETREEFIKMLTEAAKKEAKTRSLLRGKPTKPTISGTAQFLNIHRDTLYTWLKEFNVDFDEVTEGISADLLSEAVEAPQKHTYLIGEALIGEGNEVSHIDLLIGDKDGPVGEAFAAGLSNLSAGHTPLLAVIRPNLPPKPHTLLVPKVTVKNLEDAGKIFGPAQAAVAKAVADAVEEGIIPKDKVDDWVIVCSVFVHPQASDYRKIYHYNYGATKLALKRALSKYPTLEKVFYDKDRAKHPIMGFRVPRLWRPPYVQISLDIPEFEKTKKIISEIPRSDRIILEAGTPLIKRYGTKVISDLREIARDIFFIADLKTLDVGKVEVDLAYEETADAVIAAGLAPAETLDAFIHEAKRLGIYAMADMLNVEDPIKKLKTLKQFPDVIILHRGIDEETGRTLGLELIQEMRQTFSDKKFLIAVAGGIVPETAKEALEKGADIIVVGRYVTQSKDIERAVRDFLELTPAMREDVDLFRVHVE; translated from the coding sequence ATGTCGGAAACTAGCCTGAAAAAGCCCGAAACACGGGAAGAATTCATCAAAATGTTGACGGAAGCTGCCAAGAAAGAAGCGAAAACTCGTAGTCTTCTCAGAGGAAAACCGACAAAGCCTACAATTTCTGGAACAGCACAATTTCTAAATATTCATAGGGACACGTTATACACGTGGCTTAAAGAGTTTAATGTCGATTTCGATGAAGTTACTGAAGGCATATCCGCAGATTTATTGTCGGAAGCTGTCGAAGCACCCCAGAAACACACCTACTTAATCGGCGAAGCGCTCATTGGAGAAGGCAACGAAGTTTCACACATTGACCTTCTAATAGGCGACAAAGACGGACCTGTCGGAGAAGCGTTTGCCGCAGGACTTTCCAACCTTTCAGCTGGGCACACACCACTTTTGGCGGTTATAAGACCGAATCTTCCACCAAAACCGCATACTTTACTTGTGCCAAAAGTTACTGTGAAAAATCTTGAAGATGCAGGCAAGATTTTCGGTCCCGCGCAAGCAGCAGTGGCGAAGGCCGTGGCCGACGCGGTTGAAGAGGGCATTATTCCTAAAGATAAGGTGGACGACTGGGTTATAGTGTGCAGTGTTTTTGTACATCCACAGGCAAGTGACTACCGCAAAATATACCACTATAACTATGGCGCAACAAAGCTGGCTTTGAAAAGGGCTCTATCAAAGTATCCAACATTAGAGAAAGTTTTCTACGATAAAGACAGAGCAAAACACCCAATCATGGGATTCAGAGTGCCACGCCTTTGGAGACCCCCCTACGTGCAAATCTCACTGGACATACCAGAATTTGAAAAGACAAAGAAAATCATATCAGAAATTCCGAGAAGCGACAGAATAATACTTGAGGCTGGAACACCATTAATAAAAAGATACGGAACAAAAGTGATAAGCGACCTAAGAGAAATCGCCAGAGACATATTCTTCATTGCGGACTTGAAAACTTTAGATGTTGGGAAAGTTGAGGTTGACTTGGCTTACGAAGAAACGGCAGACGCAGTTATTGCAGCAGGATTGGCGCCAGCCGAAACCCTTGACGCTTTCATTCACGAAGCAAAAAGACTTGGAATATATGCAATGGCAGACATGTTGAACGTGGAAGACCCTATCAAAAAACTCAAGACGCTGAAGCAGTTCCCAGACGTAATTATCTTGCATAGAGGAATAGACGAAGAAACTGGAAGAACACTCGGCTTAGAGCTTATTCAAGAAATGCGGCAAACCTTCAGCGACAAAAAATTCTTAATTGCCGTCGCTGGCGGGATAGTGCCGGAAACAGCTAAGGAAGCATTAGAGAAAGGTGCAGACATAATTGTTGTTGGAAGATACGTAACGCAGTCAAAAGACATTGAACGTGCTGTCAGAGACTTCCTCGAGTTAACACCGGCAATGCGCGAAGACGTAGACCTGTTCAGAGTTCACGTAGAATAA
- the rpl4p gene encoding 50S ribosomal protein L4 codes for MVKKAAKIFNLEGKPVGKIKLPSVFETPLRPDVIKRAVLAIQSSRFQPKGRDPMAGKRTSAESRGVGLGIARIPRTKGPAGRAAFAPGTVGGRVAHPPTPEKKIVKQIPKKEKRLALMSAIAATASKTVVASRGHSIEDVPEIPLIVTDDLAELKKTKEVEEALTRLGVLSDIYRVRESRKVRAGRGKSRGRRIKQAVGPLIVVTENKGIIDAASNIPGLDVVTVRNLNAEILAPGTHLGRLTIWTSSAIEELNKLYGGGGTET; via the coding sequence ATGGTCAAGAAAGCCGCCAAAATCTTCAATCTCGAAGGCAAGCCAGTTGGAAAAATTAAACTTCCGTCAGTTTTTGAAACGCCATTGCGACCAGACGTTATAAAAAGGGCAGTTTTAGCCATTCAATCAAGCCGATTCCAACCAAAAGGCAGAGACCCAATGGCTGGAAAACGAACCTCAGCAGAATCCAGAGGCGTTGGCTTAGGCATTGCTAGAATACCTAGAACAAAGGGTCCAGCAGGAAGAGCCGCTTTTGCTCCGGGAACCGTAGGTGGCAGAGTGGCGCATCCGCCAACTCCAGAGAAGAAAATCGTTAAACAGATTCCTAAGAAGGAAAAGCGCCTTGCTTTGATGTCTGCAATAGCCGCGACAGCATCTAAGACTGTAGTAGCCTCTCGTGGGCACTCTATTGAGGATGTTCCAGAAATTCCGTTAATAGTTACTGACGATTTGGCAGAGTTAAAGAAAACCAAAGAAGTTGAGGAGGCACTTACACGGTTAGGTGTGCTTTCAGACATCTATCGAGTAAGGGAGAGCAGAAAGGTTCGTGCCGGAAGAGGCAAGAGTAGAGGGAGAAGAATCAAGCAAGCAGTGGGCCCCTTGATAGTTGTTACGGAGAACAAGGGAATAATCGACGCCGCGAGTAACATACCGGGTTTAGATGTGGTTACCGTTAGAAACTTGAACGCAGAAATTCTTGCACCCGGAACGCATCTTGGGAGATTAACAATATGGACAAGCAGCGCGATTGAAGAGCTTAACAAGCTCTATGGTGGAGGAGGAACGGAAACATAA
- a CDS encoding 50S ribosomal protein L3, with the protein MGHRKTHAPRHGSLAYLPRKRAKRLLARIRFWPKIEAETPRLLGFIGYKAGMTHVFTIEDRKRSPNFGKEVMRSATVIETPPILVCAIRAYTKNQYGLQPFSEAWMKDPPDELERVFTLPENFNTEECLKKIEENMDKIARIRIIASTQPKQASVPKKKPDIAEIEIGGGTIKQQFEYAKSLLGKTVLPTEIFKEGQYIDIVAVSTGKGFQGPVKRWGVTILQHKGRKTKRGIATLGPWNPHHVMYSIPRAGQMGFHQRTEYNKRILKIGTDGKEVTPKGGFLRYGVVHGPYILLEGSLPGTEKRPIRLRYPARPPKQVAEESPQIISVSLESPQGK; encoded by the coding sequence ATGGGACATAGAAAAACGCATGCGCCAAGACATGGTTCACTTGCTTACTTACCTAGGAAACGTGCTAAACGCTTACTGGCTAGAATTCGCTTCTGGCCAAAAATCGAAGCAGAAACTCCGAGGCTTCTAGGTTTTATTGGTTATAAAGCTGGAATGACCCACGTATTCACGATAGAAGACAGAAAACGTTCGCCAAATTTTGGAAAAGAAGTAATGCGCTCAGCAACAGTCATAGAAACACCTCCCATACTCGTATGCGCTATACGCGCCTACACCAAAAACCAGTACGGTCTACAACCTTTTTCTGAAGCTTGGATGAAAGACCCACCAGACGAACTTGAAAGAGTGTTCACTCTACCAGAAAACTTCAACACTGAAGAATGCCTCAAAAAAATTGAAGAAAACATGGATAAGATAGCAAGGATTCGCATTATTGCTTCAACTCAGCCAAAACAAGCGAGCGTTCCCAAGAAAAAACCAGACATAGCCGAAATCGAAATAGGTGGAGGCACAATCAAGCAACAATTTGAATATGCAAAAAGCTTACTCGGAAAAACAGTATTGCCCACAGAAATATTCAAGGAAGGCCAATACATAGACATCGTAGCCGTATCCACTGGAAAAGGCTTCCAAGGACCAGTAAAACGTTGGGGAGTAACAATACTCCAACATAAAGGAAGAAAAACAAAACGAGGCATAGCAACCCTAGGCCCATGGAACCCCCACCACGTAATGTACAGCATCCCCAGAGCAGGACAGATGGGTTTCCACCAAAGAACAGAATACAACAAGCGCATATTAAAAATAGGCACAGATGGAAAAGAAGTAACGCCAAAAGGAGGTTTTCTAAGATACGGCGTAGTCCACGGTCCATACATTTTGCTGGAAGGGAGCCTGCCCGGCACCGAAAAACGCCCGATACGCTTACGATATCCAGCACGTCCACCAAAACAAGTTGCTGAAGAATCACCTCAAATTATATCCGTATCTCTTGAATCTCCCCAAGGCAAGTAA
- a CDS encoding translation initiation factor IF-2 subunit gamma codes for MSSEKRAPLPKQPEVNIGTIGHVDHGKTTLVQALTGVWASRHSEELKRGITIKLGYADMPVYKCPKCEEPKNYSTQPVCPNCGSKTTFARAISFVDAPGHEALMATMLSGAAIMDGAILVIAADEPCPQPQTREHLAAAEIIGIKNIIIVQNKVDIVDEKRARDSYIEIKNFVKGTVAENAPIIPVSAQRMVNIDVLIQAIEEFIPTPPRDETKPPLMYIVRSFDVNKPGTPLEKLEGGVIGGTIIQGKFVVGEEVEIRPGINIEEGKSAYHPLVSEIVSLHAGGKNVKEAHCGGLVGVGTLLDPSFSKADGLTGNMVGRKDALPPTQSDLTLETHILERAVGTKELAKIENINIGETLLLHVGAAITVGKVTSIKKNATTIKLARPVCAQTGSRVALSRKMTGRWRLIGYGVLRS; via the coding sequence ATGAGCAGCGAAAAACGCGCACCATTACCAAAACAACCAGAAGTAAACATCGGCACTATAGGACATGTTGACCACGGAAAAACAACCTTAGTACAAGCGTTAACTGGCGTTTGGGCGTCAAGACACAGCGAAGAATTGAAAAGAGGCATAACAATAAAATTAGGCTACGCAGACATGCCAGTCTACAAATGCCCAAAATGTGAAGAACCAAAAAACTATTCTACACAACCAGTCTGCCCAAACTGTGGCTCAAAAACAACATTTGCCAGAGCAATAAGCTTTGTAGACGCTCCAGGTCATGAAGCTCTAATGGCAACTATGCTTTCTGGAGCGGCAATAATGGACGGGGCTATACTGGTTATCGCAGCTGATGAACCTTGTCCCCAACCACAAACAAGGGAACATTTGGCTGCAGCTGAAATTATTGGCATTAAGAACATTATTATTGTTCAAAACAAGGTTGACATTGTTGACGAAAAAAGAGCAAGAGACAGCTATATAGAAATTAAGAATTTTGTGAAGGGAACAGTTGCTGAAAACGCGCCAATAATTCCTGTTTCAGCACAACGCATGGTAAACATTGATGTCCTTATTCAAGCGATTGAAGAGTTTATACCAACACCGCCAAGAGACGAAACAAAACCGCCGCTGATGTACATTGTCCGTTCATTTGACGTAAACAAGCCAGGCACTCCACTAGAGAAACTTGAAGGAGGAGTAATTGGAGGCACAATAATTCAAGGCAAGTTTGTGGTTGGAGAAGAAGTAGAAATTCGCCCGGGAATAAACATTGAAGAAGGAAAAAGCGCTTATCACCCGTTAGTAAGCGAAATTGTAAGTTTACATGCAGGCGGAAAAAACGTGAAAGAAGCCCATTGCGGAGGATTAGTTGGCGTAGGCACCCTTTTAGACCCTTCATTTTCAAAAGCTGACGGATTAACAGGCAACATGGTTGGAAGAAAAGATGCCCTCCCACCAACACAGTCAGATTTAACCTTAGAAACGCATATTCTTGAACGAGCAGTTGGAACAAAGGAACTTGCAAAAATCGAAAATATAAACATCGGCGAAACACTACTTCTACATGTGGGTGCCGCAATAACCGTTGGAAAAGTCACCTCAATAAAGAAAAACGCAACTACGATTAAGCTTGCAAGACCAGTCTGTGCACAAACAGGCTCACGCGTTGCATTAAGCAGAAAAATGACGGGTAGATGGAGACTCATAGGATACGGAGTTCTACGCTCCTAA
- a CDS encoding 50S ribosomal protein L2: protein MGKRIRVQRRGRGGPTFRASTHKRLAPARYPLTILKEYFEKSLKGVVEMLTHDPGRGAPLALTRFENGEKCYTIVPEGVYEGQQIQLGGTAPVEVGNILPVGKIPEGTMVCNVELRPGDGGKLARSSGAYAIVATHTPQGTIIRLPSGKTKYVSDYCRATIGVVSGAGRTEKPFLKSGPKFHLMRAKGHKYPRTRGRAMVAAVHPYGSSKRSARKVTTTSHGAPPGQKVGLIAARGAGQKKKKLAE from the coding sequence ATGGGAAAAAGAATTCGTGTTCAAAGACGAGGACGTGGTGGCCCAACCTTTAGGGCATCCACCCACAAAAGGCTAGCTCCCGCGCGGTATCCTTTGACGATTCTAAAGGAATATTTTGAAAAATCATTGAAAGGCGTTGTTGAAATGTTGACCCACGACCCAGGCAGAGGAGCTCCACTCGCCTTAACCAGATTTGAAAACGGAGAAAAATGTTACACTATTGTCCCTGAAGGAGTTTATGAAGGGCAACAAATTCAACTGGGCGGAACGGCTCCGGTTGAGGTTGGAAACATTCTTCCTGTGGGGAAAATTCCAGAAGGTACAATGGTGTGCAATGTAGAACTGCGTCCAGGAGACGGTGGCAAACTCGCTAGGTCTTCTGGAGCATATGCTATAGTTGCAACACACACTCCTCAAGGAACAATAATTAGGCTTCCTTCTGGAAAAACAAAGTATGTGAGCGACTATTGCAGGGCGACAATTGGCGTAGTTTCCGGTGCTGGCAGAACAGAAAAGCCGTTTTTGAAGTCTGGTCCAAAATTCCACTTAATGAGAGCTAAAGGACATAAGTATCCGAGAACTAGGGGAAGAGCAATGGTTGCTGCTGTGCATCCGTATGGTAGCAGCAAGCGGAGTGCACGGAAAGTCACTACTACTTCGCATGGGGCACCGCCCGGACAGAAGGTTGGATTAATCGCTGCTAGAGGTGCTGGACAGAAAAAGAAGAAGTTAGCTGAATAA
- a CDS encoding DUF359 domain-containing protein has protein sequence MSIKYSLTPELRIRLKKPLGTLIRGSFAETMKKFKEMVDKEKPACIISVGDTVSRNLVENCILPQLSIVDNRVMRRTAQPLPPTEHKTVNVKNPPGTITEEAFMAIQDALKTAWKTKIIVDGEEDLLTLIAILYAPENAFVVYGQPYEGIVAVKATSDKKAEIANILKTMENIRKTK, from the coding sequence ATGTCTATTAAGTACAGTCTTACGCCAGAATTGCGCATAAGACTCAAGAAACCTCTTGGCACTCTAATTCGAGGTTCGTTTGCTGAAACCATGAAGAAATTCAAAGAGATGGTGGACAAGGAAAAACCAGCATGTATAATATCTGTTGGGGACACTGTATCTAGAAATCTTGTAGAAAACTGCATACTCCCTCAACTTTCCATTGTAGATAACAGAGTCATGAGAAGAACCGCGCAACCTCTTCCACCAACAGAACACAAAACTGTTAATGTCAAAAATCCGCCTGGAACAATAACCGAAGAAGCATTCATGGCAATCCAAGACGCTTTAAAGACAGCTTGGAAAACCAAAATAATTGTGGATGGAGAAGAAGACTTGCTGACACTAATTGCCATTTTATACGCCCCAGAAAACGCCTTTGTCGTATATGGTCAACCTTATGAAGGAATCGTGGCGGTCAAAGCAACATCAGACAAAAAAGCAGAAATCGCTAACATTCTGAAAACAATGGAAAATATTCGGAAAACTAAATAA